A genomic segment from Geitlerinema sp. PCC 7407 encodes:
- the crtH gene encoding carotenoid isomerase, with translation MSPVTSAVSQPSPLPQSIPDTQWDVIVIGSGIGGLVTATQLAAKGAKVLVLERYLIPGGSAGYFERNGYRFDVGASMIFGFGDRGTTNLLTRALDAVGVQIETIPDPVQIHYHLPKDLQLRVHRDYEQFIQELSDRFPHEKEGIRKFYDECWRVFNCLNAMDLLSLEEPRYLTRVFFQHPLACLGLVKYLPQNVGDIARRHIQDPDLLRFIDIECYCWSVVPAECTPMINAGMVFSDRHYGGINYPKGGVGQIGQKLAEGLVNAGGHIQYRARVTRILMEGDRAVGVELATGQTLRARRIVSNATRWDTFGKLLPPEKTPASEQKWRQRYRPSPSFLSLHLGVKADLLPADADCHHIVVDDWSAMEESGGTIFVSIPTLLDPSLAPRDRHIIHTFTPSWLSEWQGLTQRQYEAKKQAEAAKLIDRLERIFPGLRAAIDYQEIGTPRTHRRFLGRQDGTYGPIPRRKLLGLLGMPFNRTAVPGLYCVGDSTFPGQGLNAVAFSGFACAHRIAVDLGF, from the coding sequence ATGAGCCCTGTCACGTCCGCCGTTTCCCAGCCTTCCCCCCTTCCCCAAAGCATCCCCGACACCCAGTGGGATGTGATTGTCATTGGCTCTGGGATTGGCGGCCTGGTGACCGCGACTCAGCTCGCGGCCAAAGGGGCCAAGGTCTTGGTGCTGGAGCGCTACCTGATTCCGGGCGGCAGCGCGGGCTACTTCGAGCGCAACGGCTATCGCTTCGACGTGGGCGCCTCGATGATTTTTGGCTTTGGCGATCGCGGCACCACCAATCTCCTCACCCGCGCCCTAGACGCCGTCGGCGTCCAGATAGAGACGATTCCGGATCCGGTGCAAATTCACTATCACCTGCCCAAGGATTTGCAGCTGCGGGTCCATCGGGACTACGAGCAGTTTATCCAGGAGCTGAGCGATCGCTTTCCCCACGAGAAAGAGGGCATTCGCAAGTTCTATGACGAGTGCTGGCGCGTGTTCAACTGCCTCAACGCCATGGACCTGCTCTCCCTCGAAGAGCCCCGCTACCTGACCCGCGTCTTTTTTCAGCATCCCCTGGCCTGCTTGGGCCTCGTGAAGTACCTGCCCCAGAACGTCGGGGACATCGCCCGCCGCCATATCCAGGATCCAGATCTGCTGCGGTTCATCGACATCGAATGCTACTGCTGGTCCGTGGTGCCCGCCGAGTGTACGCCCATGATCAACGCTGGCATGGTCTTCTCCGATCGCCACTACGGCGGCATCAACTACCCGAAGGGGGGCGTCGGCCAGATCGGCCAAAAGCTGGCGGAGGGCCTCGTCAATGCGGGCGGCCACATCCAGTATCGGGCTCGGGTGACGCGCATCCTGATGGAGGGCGATCGCGCCGTTGGGGTAGAGCTCGCCACCGGCCAAACCCTCCGGGCTCGCCGCATCGTCTCCAACGCGACCCGCTGGGACACCTTCGGCAAGCTCCTGCCGCCCGAGAAGACCCCCGCCAGTGAGCAAAAGTGGCGGCAGCGCTATCGCCCGTCGCCCAGCTTCTTGAGCCTCCACCTCGGGGTCAAAGCCGACTTGCTGCCTGCCGATGCCGACTGCCACCACATCGTGGTGGACGACTGGAGCGCCATGGAGGAGAGCGGCGGCACTATTTTCGTGTCCATTCCGACCCTGCTTGACCCGTCCCTGGCCCCGCGCGATCGCCACATTATTCATACCTTCACCCCCAGCTGGCTCAGCGAGTGGCAGGGCCTCACCCAGCGCCAGTACGAGGCCAAAAAGCAAGCCGAAGCCGCCAAGCTGATCGATCGCCTAGAGCGTATCTTCCCCGGTCTCCGCGCCGCCATCGACTACCAAGAAATCGGCACCCCCCGCACCCATCGCCGCTTCCTCGGTCGCCAAGACGGCACCTACGGCCCCATCCCCCGCCGCAAGCTCCTAGGACTGCTCGGCATGCCCTTCAACCGCACTGCCGTGCCGGGTCTCTACTGCGTCGGCGACAGCACCTTTCCCGGCCAGGGCCTCAACGCCGTTGCCTTTTCTGGCTTTGCCTGCGCCCACCGAATCGCTGTCGACCTGGGCTTCTGA
- a CDS encoding superoxide dismutase: MSYEFPNLPYAQDALEPHISANTLSFHHGKHHAKYVSTYNEMVQGTENESKSIEEVIKASYDPSAKAQSGLFNNAAQSWNHTFYWYCMKPGGGGEPTGELAEKIKADFGSFEKFKEEFKAAGGSQFGSGWAWLVLDNGTLKVTKTPDAVNPIAQGQTPLLTMDVWEHAYYLDYQNLRPSYANTFLDSLVNWDFVAEQYAKAK; the protein is encoded by the coding sequence ATGTCTTACGAATTTCCCAACCTGCCCTACGCACAGGACGCCCTCGAACCCCACATCTCGGCTAACACCCTGAGCTTCCACCATGGCAAGCACCATGCCAAGTATGTGAGCACCTACAACGAGATGGTGCAAGGGACAGAGAACGAGAGCAAGTCCATCGAAGAAGTCATCAAGGCTTCCTACGACCCGTCCGCCAAGGCCCAAAGCGGTCTCTTCAACAACGCCGCTCAGTCCTGGAACCACACCTTCTACTGGTACTGCATGAAGCCCGGTGGCGGCGGTGAGCCCACGGGCGAGCTGGCTGAGAAGATCAAGGCTGACTTTGGCAGCTTCGAGAAGTTCAAGGAAGAGTTTAAGGCTGCGGGCGGCTCTCAGTTCGGCAGCGGCTGGGCGTGGCTGGTGCTCGACAATGGCACCTTGAAAGTGACCAAGACCCCCGACGCCGTGAACCCCATCGCCCAGGGCCAAACGCCTCTGCTGACCATGGATGTGTGGGAGCACGCTTACTACCTGGACTACCAGAACCTGCGCCCCAGCTACGCCAACACCTTCCTCGACAGCTTGGTGAACTGGGACTTCGTGGCCGAGCAGTACGCAAAGGCTAAGTAG
- the psb32 gene encoding photosystem II repair protein Psb32: MKQLLSSRFAWSRALQRCWLAIAAIVLTSQLFAAPAHATGVYQIPPLPAKNAPWIVDQAEIVSRVNENSLSSELDKLAKATGNEVRFVTLHRLDYGETAQSFADKLFEKWFPDAQAQANQTVIVLDEVTNNAGIHVGSEAQALLTADIAESVVGETLQAPLRQGDRYNQALIDVKDRLVAVLSGNPDPGPPVVQNTVQVEGTFASAEETEEQKGVSMVWVIGLLIAATVIPMATYYLYVAVQGS; encoded by the coding sequence ATGAAGCAGCTCCTCTCCTCCCGGTTTGCCTGGAGCCGCGCGCTCCAGCGATGCTGGTTAGCGATCGCCGCCATCGTTCTCACCAGTCAGCTCTTTGCTGCGCCAGCCCACGCAACCGGCGTTTACCAAATTCCGCCGCTGCCTGCCAAAAATGCGCCCTGGATTGTGGATCAGGCCGAGATCGTCAGCCGCGTCAACGAAAACAGCCTCAGCAGCGAACTCGACAAACTTGCGAAAGCAACCGGCAACGAAGTGCGCTTCGTGACGCTCCACCGCCTCGACTATGGCGAAACAGCCCAGAGCTTCGCAGACAAGCTTTTTGAAAAGTGGTTTCCCGACGCCCAGGCCCAGGCCAACCAAACGGTCATCGTCCTGGATGAAGTGACCAACAACGCCGGGATTCATGTCGGCAGCGAAGCCCAGGCGCTGCTGACCGCAGACATCGCTGAGAGCGTGGTCGGCGAAACCCTGCAAGCGCCCCTGCGCCAAGGCGATCGCTACAACCAAGCCCTGATCGACGTCAAAGATCGCTTAGTAGCAGTCCTCTCGGGCAACCCCGATCCGGGTCCTCCGGTGGTCCAAAACACCGTTCAGGTAGAAGGGACCTTTGCGAGTGCCGAAGAAACTGAAGAGCAAAAGGGCGTCTCGATGGTGTGGGTGATCGGCCTGCTGATTGCAGCGACCGTGATCCCCATGGCAACCTACTACCTATACGTCGCGGTGCAGGGCAGCTAG